CCACAAACACGATTTGCCCTTCCGGGCGCGTGACGATGCCCAGGATACGGGTGCGGGTCGTCTGGGGCTTGTCGGAGACCGCCGCGATTTTCTCTCCAACCAGGTAGTTGATGAGCGTGGATTTGCCGGCATTGGGGCGCCCGATGAAGGCGACGAAGCCGCTGCGGAGGGCAGGCGAAGCCGGAGACTCCGGTGCAGACTCCGTGGCAGGTATCAGCGGGGCATTGGAAACTTCGTGCTCCATGGAATTCAAGGTGCTGTCGTCGCCGCAGAATGCGGACTGCTGGAGAAACGTTACTGCGAGGGGCCTGATTCCGAGGCCGGTCGGGTGATACTGCCCGGCACGAGACTTTCCGCCGCGGCTTTCAGTTCATCGAACATCACCCGTACCCGCTGCCAGCAGGCCGTGGCAAATTGTTCTTTCGTCGGAAAATCGGTGGGCAGCAGCGGTTGGCCGTACTTGATCCAGACCCGCGTCGTGAGCTGTTCAATAATTTTTTCCGAGCCGAAAATGGCAATCGGGACGACAGCGATGTTTTCCTGCCAGGCCGTCCAGATGAGGCCCCAGTGCGGTTCGGGCTTGGGTTCGCCGGTTTTGCTGCGGGTGCCTTCGGGAAACAGGTAAATCGAGCTGACTTCGCGGATACGCCGGATGGCGTCGCGCTGGACGCGCTTGCGGTCTTCCGGGTCGGCCCGGTCGAACAGCAGGTTGCCGCCAATGTTGCCGGCAAAGGCAATGATGGGAACGCGCAGCACTTCCTTTTTGCCGATGAAGGGATAGGGACTCAGCGAGAGCAGCAGTGGCGTATCGGCCAGACTCAGGTGGTTGCTGATGAACAGGTGATTGCGCGTCAGCGGCCCACGGGTGTGCTCGTGGCCTTCGGCCGTCAGCCGCACCCCGAAAACCCACCGCAGCAGGTAGGAAAAGAACTTGAACGGGTACGTCATGATGCGCGTCCGCATGGGTTGCCGGAAGGGAAGGGCAATCCAGGCCGGAACGAGCAGAATCAGTGCCGCCAGAAGAAGGGTTGCTGCCAGGCGTAACCCGGTGATGATCTTCATACTTTTCCTTCAGAGGTTTTCGG
This window of the Chloracidobacterium sp. N genome carries:
- a CDS encoding 1-acyl-sn-glycerol-3-phosphate acyltransferase, with translation MKIITGLRLAATLLLAALILLVPAWIALPFRQPMRTRIMTYPFKFFSYLLRWVFGVRLTAEGHEHTRGPLTRNHLFISNHLSLADTPLLLSLSPYPFIGKKEVLRVPIIAFAGNIGGNLLFDRADPEDRKRVQRDAIRRIREVSSIYLFPEGTRSKTGEPKPEPHWGLIWTAWQENIAVVPIAIFGSEKIIEQLTTRVWIKYGQPLLPTDFPTKEQFATACWQRVRVMFDELKAAAESLVPGSITRPASESGPSQ